One window of Globicephala melas chromosome 2, mGloMel1.2, whole genome shotgun sequence genomic DNA carries:
- the C2H14orf132 gene encoding uncharacterized protein C14orf132 homolog — MDLSFMAAQLPMMGGAFMDSPNEDFSTEYSLFNSSTNVHAASNGQGQPEEPPRSSNDAVLLWIAIIATLGNIVVVGVVYAFTF, encoded by the coding sequence CTGCCCATGATGGGAGGCGCCTTCATGGACTCGCCCAACGAGGACTTCAGCACCGAGTACTCCCTCTTTAACTCCTCCACCAACGTGCACGCGGCCTCCAACGGCCAAGGTCAGCCAGAGGAGCCGCCAAGGTCGTCCAACGATGCCGTCTTGCTCTGGATCGCCATCATAGCGACGCTGGGGAACATTGTCGTCGTGGGGGTGGTGTATGCCTTCACCTTCTGA